The following are encoded together in the Thermosipho japonicus genome:
- a CDS encoding alpha-galactosidase, translating into MFSNFSNGYFYEKKEGYEIKWKIENFSIGWKFSWSIKGKTDLFEVFKIKKTQDLKLFSFFAINSEGLFGFLDAKEGGIEIMEDDENISFAVNYKHRLFKDFSCENSFVILKHTNRGYLLKTYKNLIESKFKGKKGQFNMNDVVIFNEGLKLENLKEKVIVFNRNIEGIDKNLIDNLKYLNCKIFARAKNYLQDFEYLDGFVVTGSFEENYIFSNIGNFIVLDARKEFEREWKILFDTVKKNEKIVSFSYDNGIYILEAINKEKRKVKIYLDFDRKVSKFVEEDFINLKSRKLIREDGRIFNFYGGDL; encoded by the coding sequence ATGTTTTCGAACTTTTCAAATGGTTATTTTTATGAAAAGAAAGAGGGCTATGAAATAAAATGGAAAATAGAAAATTTTAGTATTGGATGGAAATTTTCTTGGAGTATTAAGGGAAAAACAGATCTTTTTGAAGTTTTTAAAATAAAAAAAACACAGGATTTAAAGCTTTTTTCATTTTTTGCTATTAACAGCGAAGGTCTGTTTGGATTTTTAGATGCTAAAGAAGGAGGCATTGAAATAATGGAAGATGATGAAAATATTTCTTTTGCTGTTAATTATAAGCATAGATTATTTAAAGATTTTTCTTGTGAAAATTCTTTTGTTATTTTAAAACATACTAATAGAGGCTATTTGCTTAAAACATATAAAAATTTAATTGAAAGTAAATTTAAAGGTAAAAAAGGTCAATTTAATATGAATGATGTTGTAATTTTTAATGAAGGTTTAAAATTGGAAAATTTAAAAGAAAAAGTGATTGTATTTAATAGAAATATTGAAGGTATAGATAAAAACTTGATTGATAATTTAAAATATTTAAATTGTAAAATATTTGCAAGAGCAAAAAATTATCTTCAAGATTTTGAGTATTTGGATGGTTTTGTGGTAACAGGCTCATTCGAAGAAAATTATATTTTCAGTAATATTGGAAATTTTATTGTTCTTGATGCAAGGAAAGAATTTGAAAGAGAATGGAAAATTTTGTTTGATACTGTTAAAAAGAATGAAAAAATAGTTAGTTTTTCTTACGATAACGGTATATATATTCTTGAAGCTATTAATAAGGAAAAAAGAAAAGTAAAAATTTATTTAGATTTTGATAGAAAGGTATCTAAATTTGTAGAAGAAGATTTTATTAATTTAAAATCTAGAAAATTAATAAGAGAAGATGGAAGAATATTTAATTTTTATGGAGGCGATTTATAA
- the metG gene encoding methionine--tRNA ligase: MKKFYITTPIYYVNSEPHIGSAYTTIIGDIIARYKRLMGYDVFYLTGTDEHGQKIMQAAKKQGKTPQQLCDELSGKFEQLWKDLKITNDYFIRTTDEDHIKTVQFFVSKMLENGDIYKGKYKGWYCVPCETYWSEDEIEKDENNNPICPSCHRPLNFVEEENYFFRLSKYTEPLLKHFKENPDFVEPEFRKNEMLKILEEGLKDLSITRTTFDWGIPMPNDPKHVIYVWVDALINYISAIGYGRDEEIFKKWWPADLHLIGKEINRFHSLIWPAMLMSVGLPLPKKIFAHGWLTVNGQKISKSLGNAIDPREFVKKYGNDVIRYYLARDIVFGKDGDFSEENLVNRLNSDLANDYGNLLHRTLAMVVKNFDSKTPTPSSLNDSDKELIEKFKNLKKEYTEHMESYKLTNALENVWSYIRDVNKYFDENKPWVLAKEGNKERLGTILYNTLEAFIKIASLLLPFMPDSSAEVFRRLGQEFNPEFVLNTEWNSLKSGANVIHEKPLFQKIDIKNIQKVGEKKTKQEMPENTIELISIEDFKKVDLRVAKVVEAEKVKKSEKLLRLIVDLGGLGKRQIVAGISKFYTPEQLIGKKIIVVANLKPAKLMGIESQGMLLAAKINDNLTVLTVDKDIDEGAKIS, from the coding sequence GTGAAAAAATTCTATATAACAACGCCTATATACTATGTAAATTCCGAACCACATATTGGAAGTGCATATACAACAATTATTGGAGACATTATAGCAAGATACAAAAGATTAATGGGATATGATGTATTCTATCTAACTGGTACTGATGAGCATGGTCAAAAAATAATGCAAGCCGCTAAAAAACAAGGGAAAACTCCTCAGCAACTTTGTGATGAACTTTCTGGAAAATTTGAGCAACTTTGGAAAGATTTAAAAATTACAAATGATTATTTTATAAGAACTACAGATGAAGATCACATAAAAACCGTACAATTTTTTGTTTCAAAAATGCTCGAAAATGGTGATATTTACAAAGGAAAATATAAGGGGTGGTATTGTGTACCTTGTGAAACATATTGGAGCGAAGATGAAATAGAAAAAGATGAAAATAACAATCCAATTTGTCCATCTTGTCATCGACCGTTAAATTTTGTTGAAGAAGAAAACTACTTTTTCAGACTTTCAAAATATACTGAACCTCTTTTAAAGCATTTTAAAGAAAATCCAGATTTTGTTGAACCAGAATTTAGAAAAAATGAAATGTTAAAAATTCTAGAAGAAGGATTAAAAGATCTTTCTATAACAAGAACAACATTCGACTGGGGTATTCCAATGCCAAATGATCCCAAACATGTTATTTATGTTTGGGTTGATGCACTTATAAATTATATTTCAGCAATAGGTTACGGTAGAGACGAAGAAATTTTCAAAAAATGGTGGCCTGCTGATTTACACCTCATCGGTAAAGAAATTAATAGATTCCATAGCCTTATATGGCCAGCAATGCTAATGTCCGTTGGACTTCCTTTACCAAAAAAGATATTTGCTCATGGTTGGTTAACAGTTAATGGTCAGAAAATAAGCAAATCACTTGGCAATGCCATAGACCCGAGGGAATTTGTCAAAAAATATGGAAATGATGTAATAAGATATTACCTTGCAAGAGATATTGTCTTTGGAAAAGATGGAGATTTTTCTGAAGAAAACCTAGTTAATAGATTAAACTCAGATCTTGCAAATGACTATGGTAATCTACTCCATAGAACACTTGCAATGGTAGTTAAAAACTTCGACTCAAAAACTCCAACTCCTTCTTCTTTAAATGATTCAGATAAAGAGCTGATTGAAAAATTTAAGAACCTAAAAAAAGAATATACTGAACATATGGAAAGTTACAAATTAACAAATGCCCTGGAAAATGTTTGGAGCTATATAAGAGATGTAAATAAATATTTCGATGAAAACAAACCTTGGGTACTTGCAAAAGAAGGAAATAAAGAAAGATTAGGAACCATTTTATATAATACTCTAGAAGCATTTATTAAAATCGCTTCTTTATTACTTCCATTTATGCCTGATTCCTCAGCAGAAGTTTTTAGAAGGTTAGGACAAGAGTTTAATCCTGAATTTGTACTAAACACAGAATGGAACTCTCTTAAATCTGGAGCAAATGTAATACATGAAAAGCCACTATTTCAAAAGATAGATATAAAAAACATTCAAAAAGTTGGAGAAAAAAAGACCAAGCAGGAAATGCCTGAAAATACAATAGAACTTATTTCAATTGAAGATTTTAAAAAGGTAGATTTGCGTGTTGCTAAAGTTGTAGAAGCCGAAAAAGTTAAAAAATCAGAAAAGTTATTAAGATTAATTGTCGATCTTGGAGGGCTTGGTAAAAGACAAATAGTAGCAGGCATTTCAAAATTTTATACACCAGAACAGTTAATTGGCAAAAAAATAATAGTTGTTGCAAATTTAAAACCTGCTAAACTAATGGGAATAGAATCTCAAGGAATGTTACTCGCCGCAAAAATAAATGATAACTTAACTGTTTTAACAGTCGACAAAGACATAGACGAAGGCGCGAAAATTTCTTAG
- the gyrA gene encoding DNA gyrase subunit A, which yields MEIYRPIEEELKESYLSYSMSVIIGRAIPDVRDGLKPVQRRILYSMYELGVTHNKPFKKSARIVGEVMGKYHPHGDAAIYDTIVRMAQDWTMRYKLIDGQGNFGSIDRDPPAAMRYTEARLAKIAEELLEDIDKETVNMTDNFDGSLKEPEVLPSKFPNLLANGSTGIAVGMTTNIPPHNITELVNGLITLIKNPEISIEELMNFIPGPDFPTGGEIIGKAGIREMYTTGKGSFTIRGKVHVEEKKKKKNIVITEIPFNISKADLIKKIVEYAEKSSLPIKDIRDESDKEGLRIVIEIPNDTNEEIIINNLYKHTQLQSSFHSQLLVIDKEKKPVLMNLKELMWAFVEHRFEVVRRRAQYYYKQYSKKAHILEGLIKASRSIDTIISVIRNSEDQNSAIHELIDMFNFTETQAKAIVDLRLGRLTKLEISKLIDDYNDLVNKMKVEKELIENDQKVYEKIIEELETIKSEYGDSRKSIILDHEERKIEFNELELIPDKEVVLSLTKKGYLKMMSLDTFKTQRRGGKGVAGSNLMADDAIMEIIYTHLHGKTLFFTSYGKVYILNNYQIEENSRTSRGRQIAKYLNIGQDEKILTMLPVDNFEGELFFVTKNGKVKRTSLKEFENINSRGMKAITFDGDDLLVSVQKIDNPDQTILIATKNGLCIRFPISEVRTMGRSAMGVIGIRLSNDDAVVSSSLLMDDEHYLLTVTSKGYGKLTETSQYRIQKRGGLGIKNISDVSKAGHIVGVTHVLGNENMMIFTKNGMTLKINLNSLRPLGRVTKGVKLVNLSEGDEIADFAVIRGEDDV from the coding sequence ATGGAAATATACAGACCTATAGAAGAGGAATTAAAAGAATCCTATTTAAGCTATTCAATGAGCGTAATTATAGGAAGGGCTATTCCGGATGTACGCGACGGGTTGAAACCCGTTCAAAGAAGAATTTTATATAGTATGTACGAACTTGGAGTGACTCATAATAAACCATTTAAAAAATCCGCACGTATTGTCGGTGAAGTAATGGGTAAATATCATCCTCATGGTGATGCTGCAATCTACGATACAATAGTTAGAATGGCACAAGATTGGACGATGCGATATAAACTTATTGATGGTCAGGGGAATTTTGGCTCCATTGATAGGGACCCTCCAGCTGCAATGAGGTACACCGAAGCAAGACTTGCAAAGATTGCAGAAGAATTGCTTGAAGATATTGATAAAGAAACTGTTAATATGACTGATAATTTTGATGGGAGTTTAAAAGAGCCCGAAGTATTACCATCAAAATTCCCGAATTTACTTGCAAATGGGTCAACGGGAATTGCAGTTGGAATGACAACAAATATTCCACCTCATAATATAACAGAACTTGTAAATGGGTTAATCACGTTAATAAAGAATCCTGAAATTTCTATTGAAGAACTTATGAACTTTATACCTGGACCTGATTTTCCAACCGGTGGAGAAATTATCGGAAAAGCTGGAATCAGGGAAATGTACACCACCGGAAAAGGTAGTTTTACAATCCGTGGAAAGGTACATGTAGAAGAAAAAAAGAAAAAGAAAAATATTGTTATAACGGAGATTCCTTTCAACATAAGCAAAGCTGATTTAATAAAGAAAATAGTTGAGTATGCGGAAAAATCAAGTCTTCCAATTAAAGATATTAGAGATGAATCCGATAAGGAAGGACTTAGAATAGTTATTGAAATACCGAATGATACTAACGAAGAAATTATAATCAACAATTTGTATAAACATACCCAACTACAAAGTTCATTTCATTCACAACTCTTAGTTATAGACAAAGAGAAAAAACCTGTTCTGATGAATCTAAAAGAATTAATGTGGGCTTTTGTAGAACATAGATTTGAGGTTGTAAGAAGAAGAGCTCAATATTATTACAAACAATACTCCAAAAAAGCCCATATTTTAGAAGGACTAATTAAAGCTTCAAGATCAATTGACACTATTATTTCAGTGATTAGAAATAGTGAAGATCAAAACAGTGCTATACATGAATTAATAGATATGTTTAACTTTACTGAAACACAAGCAAAAGCAATCGTCGATCTAAGACTTGGAAGATTAACTAAACTTGAAATCTCAAAATTAATAGACGATTACAACGATCTTGTAAATAAGATGAAAGTCGAAAAAGAATTAATAGAAAACGATCAAAAAGTATATGAGAAAATAATCGAAGAACTTGAAACGATTAAAAGTGAATATGGTGACAGCAGAAAAAGTATAATATTAGATCACGAAGAAAGAAAAATAGAATTCAATGAATTAGAGCTTATTCCAGATAAAGAAGTAGTTTTATCGCTAACAAAAAAAGGTTACTTGAAAATGATGAGCCTTGACACATTTAAAACACAAAGACGTGGTGGAAAGGGCGTTGCAGGATCAAATTTAATGGCTGATGATGCTATAATGGAGATTATTTATACTCATCTGCATGGAAAAACCTTATTCTTTACATCATATGGAAAGGTATATATTTTAAACAACTATCAAATAGAGGAAAACTCAAGAACAAGCCGTGGAAGACAAATAGCAAAATATTTAAATATTGGGCAAGATGAAAAAATTCTCACAATGCTTCCTGTAGATAACTTTGAAGGTGAATTATTCTTTGTAACAAAAAATGGTAAAGTCAAACGAACTTCGCTTAAAGAGTTTGAAAATATAAACTCAAGAGGAATGAAAGCAATAACATTTGATGGTGATGATTTACTTGTTTCTGTACAAAAAATTGACAATCCAGACCAAACTATATTAATTGCAACAAAAAATGGATTGTGTATTAGATTTCCAATTTCTGAAGTCAGAACAATGGGAAGAAGCGCAATGGGTGTTATTGGAATAAGGCTTTCAAATGATGATGCTGTGGTAAGTTCTTCTCTTTTAATGGATGATGAACATTATCTTTTGACTGTAACAAGTAAAGGATATGGAAAATTAACAGAAACTTCTCAGTATAGAATACAAAAACGTGGTGGCCTTGGTATAAAAAATATTTCGGACGTTTCTAAAGCCGGACATATTGTAGGGGTAACCCATGTTTTAGGAAACGAAAATATGATGATCTTTACAAAAAACGGTATGACTTTGAAAATTAACTTAAATAGTTTAAGACCTCTTGGAAGAGTCACAAAGGGAGTAAAATTAGTTAATCTATCCGAAGGTGATGAAATAGCAGACTTTGCTGTTATAAGAGGCGAAGATGATGTATAG
- a CDS encoding archease — MYREIDHTADIAFEIVNDTFLGLLEDILRIIHATYKVENINCNITKVQEYDIKENEDGVFDIVNDWIAAIELGYFPVKIEKDKKYKTTFCSFSKIEGETFKALTYHNLKIEKKDNKLSIKVVFDI, encoded by the coding sequence ATGTATAGGGAAATCGACCATACAGCGGATATTGCATTTGAAATAGTGAATGATACATTTTTAGGCCTGCTGGAGGATATCTTAAGAATAATCCATGCTACATACAAGGTAGAAAATATAAATTGTAACATAACTAAAGTTCAGGAATATGATATAAAAGAAAATGAAGATGGCGTATTTGATATTGTAAACGACTGGATTGCAGCTATAGAATTAGGATATTTTCCAGTAAAGATTGAAAAAGATAAAAAATACAAAACTACTTTTTGCTCATTTAGTAAGATAGAAGGTGAAACTTTTAAAGCACTTACGTATCACAATCTAAAAATCGAAAAAAAAGATAATAAGCTCTCAATAAAGGTGGTGTTTGATATATGA
- the lexA gene encoding transcriptional repressor LexA has product MKELTNRQKMVLDFITSYIQQNGYSPSIRDIAKHFKLTPRGAHIHVLALEKKGYITRNPKNSRSISLVKRPETVSIPVKGKISAGQGIEMFELVDEEIEIPVRMIKGYGNYFALRVEGTSMIDAHIIDGDYVILKKQYRIPNGQIAAVVFDNKVTLKKFYHKNDKVELVPENSSMSPIICDAKDVKVIGKLVGVIRIY; this is encoded by the coding sequence ATGAAAGAACTAACAAATCGTCAAAAAATGGTTTTAGATTTTATCACAAGCTACATTCAACAAAATGGTTATTCACCATCAATTAGAGATATTGCTAAACATTTTAAATTAACCCCTAGAGGTGCACATATACATGTTTTAGCCTTAGAAAAAAAAGGCTATATAACAAGGAACCCCAAAAATTCAAGGTCAATTTCTCTTGTTAAAAGACCAGAAACCGTGTCAATACCTGTTAAAGGAAAGATTTCAGCAGGGCAAGGAATTGAAATGTTTGAACTAGTAGATGAAGAAATAGAAATACCAGTTAGAATGATTAAAGGATATGGAAATTATTTTGCGCTAAGAGTTGAAGGAACGAGTATGATAGATGCACACATAATTGATGGAGATTATGTTATCCTTAAAAAACAATATAGGATACCAAATGGTCAAATAGCAGCTGTAGTTTTCGACAACAAAGTCACTTTAAAAAAGTTTTATCATAAAAATGATAAGGTAGAACTTGTGCCGGAAAACAGCAGCATGTCACCTATAATTTGTGATGCAAAAGATGTTAAAGTAATAGGCAAACTTGTTGGGGTTATAAGAATATATTAA
- a CDS encoding STAS domain-containing protein has product MYEVTKLENIPVIKITGEIDISNAYKMKQFIHENILNNGEKYCILDLSHLKYIDSSGLGILVGLHKSFKLQGGEIVLVNMNENIKNLLKLTSLDRVLNLKETTKAAIDFLKN; this is encoded by the coding sequence ATGTATGAAGTTACTAAGTTAGAAAATATTCCAGTTATCAAAATAACAGGAGAAATTGATATATCAAATGCTTACAAAATGAAACAATTTATCCATGAAAATATCTTAAATAACGGAGAAAAGTATTGTATTTTGGATCTTTCACACTTAAAATACATTGATAGTTCTGGACTTGGAATTCTAGTAGGTCTTCACAAGAGCTTCAAACTTCAAGGTGGGGAAATTGTACTTGTTAATATGAATGAAAATATTAAAAATCTTTTAAAACTCACTAGCCTAGATAGAGTATTAAATCTAAAAGAAACAACAAAAGCCGCTATAGATTTTCTAAAAAATTAA
- the rpiB gene encoding ribose 5-phosphate isomerase B has protein sequence MKIAIGSDHAGFELKNRLVDYLSKKGIEIIDVGTNSTESVDYPDYAKEVGKFVVNKDADFGILICGTGIGMSIAANKIKGIRAALCMIPEMGKLARNHNNANILVLPGRLIGFELATWIVEEFLNADFEGGRHERRINKIAELEE, from the coding sequence ATGAAAATTGCAATAGGTTCGGATCACGCAGGTTTTGAGCTAAAAAACAGACTTGTAGATTATTTATCTAAAAAAGGAATTGAGATTATAGATGTAGGAACAAATAGTACCGAAAGTGTGGATTATCCTGATTATGCAAAAGAAGTTGGAAAATTTGTTGTAAATAAAGATGCTGATTTTGGAATACTCATATGTGGTACAGGCATTGGAATGTCAATTGCTGCAAACAAAATTAAGGGAATAAGAGCTGCTCTTTGTATGATACCTGAAATGGGAAAACTTGCAAGAAATCATAATAATGCAAACATATTGGTCCTTCCTGGAAGATTAATAGGATTCGAACTTGCAACATGGATTGTGGAAGAATTTTTAAATGCAGATTTTGAAGGTGGAAGACACGAACGAAGAATAAATAAAATAGCAGAACTTGAAGAATAA
- a CDS encoding GatB/YqeY domain-containing protein, which produces MLKEKIMQDLKQAMKEKNEIKVRVLRLLNSAIKNFEVEKIGEASDEEIEKLVLKEMKKRQESIEAYKKAGREDLAKEEEQELEVLKEYAPEMLSEDEIRKMAKEIIEELNATQKEFGLVMKNLMAKVKGKADGSIVSKIVKELLQ; this is translated from the coding sequence ATGCTAAAAGAAAAGATAATGCAAGATCTAAAACAAGCTATGAAAGAAAAAAACGAGATTAAAGTTAGAGTACTTAGGCTTTTAAATTCCGCTATAAAAAATTTTGAAGTAGAAAAAATAGGAGAAGCAAGTGACGAAGAAATCGAAAAATTAGTCTTAAAAGAAATGAAAAAAAGACAAGAATCAATTGAAGCGTATAAAAAAGCCGGAAGGGAAGATTTAGCAAAAGAAGAAGAACAAGAATTAGAAGTTTTAAAAGAATATGCTCCAGAAATGTTAAGTGAAGATGAAATTAGAAAAATGGCAAAAGAAATCATTGAAGAATTAAACGCTACTCAAAAAGAGTTTGGCCTTGTTATGAAAAACTTAATGGCAAAAGTAAAAGGAAAAGCTGATGGTTCAATTGTAAGTAAAATTGTAAAGGAACTTCTTCAATGA
- a CDS encoding elongator complex protein 3: MILSIFLPNFGCKSRCIFCNQYAMTGEKMPTKKELINTLSFFLNKSPEEIAFYGGTFTAIPLEKQKELIALVRKFYPDTPIRISTRPDELDYENLKFLKQNNVKTVEIGIQSMFDDVLSTANRGHSRKDNLNAVNLLKEFGFEISAHLMIGLLNDNITKDLLSMQELLNLGVKLFRIHPTIIFKNTELEKLYLEGKYNPLSLDEAVNIASEMLLLIYQYKAKVIRLGYFVPENQKNQIVAGPYHPSFGDMTKSKAMNKIITRLNIKKVKYPKKFESWFNSYDNKQLEIEKYLSESNEIFFDNLSLKEASKRSFRRELLD, translated from the coding sequence ATGATACTTTCAATTTTTTTACCAAACTTTGGTTGTAAAAGCAGATGCATTTTTTGTAATCAATATGCAATGACGGGCGAAAAAATGCCAACAAAAAAAGAGTTAATTAATACTCTTTCTTTTTTTCTTAACAAATCACCTGAAGAAATTGCCTTTTATGGGGGAACATTTACCGCAATCCCCCTTGAAAAACAAAAAGAACTAATTGCTCTTGTAAGAAAATTTTATCCTGACACTCCTATACGAATTTCTACTAGACCTGATGAACTAGATTATGAAAATTTAAAATTTTTAAAGCAAAATAATGTTAAAACAGTAGAAATTGGTATACAAAGCATGTTTGACGATGTTCTTTCTACCGCAAATAGAGGACATAGTAGAAAAGACAACTTAAACGCAGTAAATTTGCTAAAAGAATTTGGTTTTGAAATTTCTGCACACTTAATGATTGGACTTTTAAATGACAATATAACAAAAGATCTCCTATCAATGCAAGAACTTTTAAATCTTGGAGTAAAGTTGTTTAGAATTCATCCTACAATTATATTCAAAAATACCGAACTTGAAAAACTTTATTTAGAAGGAAAATACAATCCATTATCATTAGATGAAGCAGTAAACATTGCATCAGAAATGTTATTGTTAATTTATCAGTATAAGGCTAAAGTAATTAGACTTGGATATTTTGTACCAGAAAACCAAAAAAATCAAATAGTAGCAGGACCATATCATCCATCTTTTGGAGATATGACAAAATCAAAAGCAATGAATAAAATTATTACAAGATTAAATATTAAAAAAGTCAAATATCCTAAAAAGTTTGAAAGTTGGTTTAATTCATACGACAATAAACAATTAGAAATTGAAAAATATTTATCTGAATCTAATGAAATTTTTTTTGATAATCTCTCTCTAAAAGAAGCTTCTAAACGCAGCTTTAGAAGGGAGTTATTGGATTGA
- a CDS encoding initiation factor 2B, translated as MIEKFKKLTIQGSHEIAEWILENIKNIDDKESILKDMIELKPEMQVIKWIYKMIKENKDINNIKEILDTTFENTIKSAQKFLNFDAKVMTISNSRTLEYFFKTHNKKLEIYIPESNPGGEGKILYKNLLNYKKKVYLINDFEVHRYIVNCDYVIIGADSIGANGIINKVGSKLLAMLSKNFNIPFFVIADQTKFTEFVAEKDRMFEIVPNNLITAILSG; from the coding sequence TTGATCGAAAAGTTCAAAAAATTAACAATTCAAGGTTCACACGAAATTGCCGAATGGATACTTGAAAATATTAAAAATATTGATGATAAAGAGTCCATCTTAAAGGATATGATAGAATTAAAACCTGAAATGCAGGTTATTAAGTGGATATACAAAATGATCAAAGAAAATAAAGATATAAATAATATAAAAGAAATACTCGATACAACTTTTGAAAATACTATTAAAAGCGCTCAAAAATTTTTAAATTTCGACGCAAAAGTAATGACTATAAGTAATAGCAGAACTTTAGAATACTTTTTCAAAACTCATAACAAAAAATTAGAAATCTATATCCCTGAATCAAATCCAGGTGGAGAAGGAAAAATACTATACAAGAATCTATTAAACTACAAGAAAAAAGTGTATCTTATTAACGATTTTGAAGTTCACAGGTATATAGTAAATTGTGATTATGTAATAATTGGTGCCGACAGTATAGGAGCCAATGGAATCATAAATAAAGTGGGATCAAAACTTTTAGCTATGCTTTCAAAAAATTTTAATATTCCATTTTTTGTAATTGCTGATCAAACAAAATTTACTGAATTTGTTGCGGAAAAAGATAGAATGTTTGAAATTGTTCCAAATAATTTAATAACTGCGATTTTAAGTGGGTGA
- the gltX gene encoding glutamate--tRNA ligase — translation MFRLRFAPSPTGYLHVGGARTALFNWMFARKNNGKFIIRIEDTDTERSKKEYEEKILNALKWLKIDWDEGPDVGGNFGPYRQSERIDIYKKYVDILISEKKAYYSIYHDKEEVEQSYEFPEKYANKEGFSIVVKFKVPKQGTTTFNDLLKGKMTFDNNLVDDFIIIKSNGFPTYNFAVVIDDHLMEISHVFRGEDHLSNTQKQIMIYNAFNWQNPVFMHIPLILGNDRTPLSKRHGGTSVDFFKENGFLNKALLNYLAILGWSTSEEIFDVHEKINEFDPFKISNKSVIFDYKKLEWVNGQHLRKIDIEILINEFLNYLKDKNISLEHNSKNYIKEVLLICREKVNTLDQLKEISIPFFFDNYSYEDTYIKKFLLNENAEKILKTALERFEKLQNYTIQNVEEALRNISSELEIGTKRVFQTIRGALLGKLVTPGLFESIVVLGKEKTLKRLQKTLELREKYEV, via the coding sequence ATGTTTAGACTAAGATTTGCTCCAAGCCCTACTGGATATTTACATGTTGGCGGTGCAAGAACCGCATTATTTAATTGGATGTTTGCTCGAAAAAACAATGGAAAGTTTATAATCAGAATTGAAGATACAGATACAGAACGTTCTAAAAAAGAATATGAAGAAAAAATATTAAATGCTCTTAAATGGCTTAAGATTGATTGGGATGAAGGTCCAGATGTTGGAGGAAATTTTGGACCTTATCGTCAAAGTGAAAGAATCGATATTTACAAGAAATATGTTGATATCCTTATTAGCGAAAAAAAGGCATATTATTCAATCTATCATGATAAAGAAGAAGTTGAACAATCTTATGAATTTCCTGAAAAATATGCAAACAAAGAAGGTTTCTCCATTGTTGTAAAATTTAAGGTTCCAAAACAAGGAACTACAACCTTTAATGATCTGTTAAAAGGTAAAATGACATTTGACAACAATCTTGTAGATGATTTCATTATAATAAAATCGAATGGATTTCCCACATATAATTTCGCCGTTGTAATTGACGACCATTTAATGGAAATTTCCCATGTATTTCGAGGCGAAGATCACCTTTCAAACACGCAAAAACAAATAATGATATATAATGCTTTTAATTGGCAGAATCCTGTTTTTATGCATATTCCATTAATTCTTGGAAATGATAGAACTCCACTTAGTAAAAGGCACGGGGGCACTTCTGTTGATTTCTTTAAAGAAAATGGATTTTTAAATAAAGCTTTGCTAAATTATCTTGCAATTCTTGGATGGAGTACCTCAGAAGAAATATTTGATGTTCATGAAAAAATTAATGAATTCGATCCTTTCAAAATATCAAACAAATCAGTAATTTTTGATTATAAAAAACTTGAATGGGTTAACGGTCAACATCTAAGAAAAATTGATATAGAAATTTTAATAAATGAATTCTTAAATTATTTAAAAGATAAAAATATCTCCTTAGAACATAACAGCAAAAATTATATTAAAGAAGTACTTTTAATATGTAGAGAAAAGGTAAATACATTAGACCAACTAAAAGAAATTTCTATTCCATTCTTTTTTGATAACTATAGCTATGAAGATACGTACATTAAGAAATTTCTATTAAATGAAAACGCAGAAAAAATTTTAAAAACCGCTCTAGAAAGATTTGAAAAACTGCAAAATTACACAATTCAAAACGTAGAAGAAGCACTAAGAAATATTTCAAGTGAACTTGAAATAGGAACCAAAAGAGTATTTCAAACTATTCGTGGAGCTCTACTTGGAAAACTAGTAACACCTGGTTTATTTGAATCAATAGTAGTTTTAGGAAAAGAAAAAACTCTCAAAAGGCTTCAAAAAACTTTAGAATTAAGGGAGAAATATGAGGTATAA